A genomic window from Pyxidicoccus trucidator includes:
- a CDS encoding acyl carrier protein codes for MQPDTKELKDGLKAMIVDRLRLSIDPASIPDGAPLFGGDSRDGEAGGLGLDSVEALEIVVGIEEKWGVIIADDSVAKEFHSINTLAALVSRLISEGGRKAAGA; via the coding sequence ATGCAACCGGATACCAAGGAACTGAAGGACGGCCTGAAGGCCATGATCGTGGACCGCCTGCGGCTGAGCATCGACCCCGCGAGCATCCCGGATGGGGCACCGCTGTTCGGTGGTGACTCGCGGGACGGTGAGGCGGGCGGCCTGGGACTCGACAGCGTCGAGGCGCTGGAGATCGTGGTCGGCATCGAGGAGAAGTGGGGCGTCATCATCGCGGACGACAGCGTCGCGAAGGAGTTCCACTCCATCAACACGCTCGCGGCGCTGGTCAGCCGGCTGATCTCCGAAGGCGGAAGGAAGGCCGCCGGTGCATAG
- a CDS encoding SDR family oxidoreductase: MSSAETVTPFVEGLLQQQVVIVTGAGQPIANAIARRLGRAGARLALVFLPEHEQEATTLAKALGAELAMACELADPLAVGAVVRRVTTELGGIDLLVNASLSREPGRLCDLAPEQWKSLLERQLSGTAWFCKEVIRPMMRKRSGRILNLLDVGPGGASRVAAEGVFAMTRSLANEVARQGISVNTLAVHLLAEEAEQLPPAQRERLGGELGPLGRPGSPEEIAEAALFLLSSAANLTTGQRLSATGGLW, from the coding sequence ATGAGTAGCGCGGAAACAGTCACGCCGTTCGTCGAGGGGTTGCTCCAACAGCAGGTGGTGATTGTCACCGGCGCGGGACAACCCATCGCCAATGCCATTGCGCGGCGCCTCGGCAGAGCGGGCGCGCGGCTGGCCCTGGTGTTCCTGCCGGAGCACGAGCAGGAGGCGACGACGCTCGCCAAGGCCCTCGGCGCGGAGCTGGCCATGGCCTGTGAGCTCGCGGACCCACTGGCGGTGGGCGCGGTGGTCCGTCGCGTCACCACGGAATTGGGAGGAATCGACCTGCTCGTCAACGCGTCCTTGAGCCGCGAGCCCGGCCGGCTGTGTGACCTGGCGCCCGAGCAGTGGAAGTCGTTGCTCGAGCGCCAGTTGAGCGGCACGGCCTGGTTCTGCAAGGAGGTCATCCGCCCGATGATGCGCAAGCGCTCGGGGCGAATCCTCAACCTCCTGGATGTCGGCCCCGGAGGCGCGAGCCGGGTGGCGGCCGAAGGCGTCTTCGCGATGACCCGCTCGTTGGCGAACGAAGTGGCGCGGCAGGGCATCTCCGTGAACACCCTGGCGGTCCACCTCCTCGCGGAAGAGGCCGAGCAGCTCCCCCCCGCGCAGCGCGAGCGGCTCGGCGGCGAGCTGGGTCCCCTGGGGAGGCCCGGAAGCCCAGAGGAAATCGCGGAGGCCGCGCTCTTCCTGCTCTCGAGCGCGGCGAACCTCACGACGGGACAGCGCCTGTCAGCAACCGGAGGTCTGTGGTGA
- a CDS encoding SDR family NAD(P)-dependent oxidoreductase produces MSESQAARQRFQQQAVIITGGSRGIGRAIALAFASEGADIVLNYGSNTEAARQAAAEVEAKGRRCVLVPGSVANPELPGQLRDAALSNFGRIDVLVNNAGISRDGHLMMLQSAAWRETVDVNLYGALACCQAVIGPMMKQGRGAIINMSSTAGIRGRAGQVPYAATKGALIGLTQTLAGELGPYGIRVNCVAPGFVETEMVEGLMKRPGVREGFIQATPIRRLGTVEDVANATLFLASPESAYVVGDVLRVNGGLVM; encoded by the coding sequence GTGAGTGAATCCCAGGCAGCGCGCCAGCGTTTCCAGCAGCAGGCGGTCATCATCACCGGGGGCTCGCGGGGCATTGGCAGGGCCATTGCCCTCGCCTTCGCCTCCGAGGGCGCGGACATCGTCCTCAACTACGGGAGCAACACGGAGGCCGCGCGTCAGGCCGCCGCGGAGGTGGAGGCGAAGGGCCGGCGCTGCGTGCTGGTGCCCGGCTCCGTCGCGAACCCCGAGCTGCCCGGCCAGCTCCGGGACGCGGCGCTCTCGAACTTCGGCCGCATCGACGTGCTCGTGAACAACGCCGGCATCAGCCGGGATGGGCACCTGATGATGCTGCAGAGCGCCGCATGGAGGGAGACGGTGGACGTCAACCTCTACGGCGCGCTCGCCTGCTGCCAGGCGGTCATCGGCCCCATGATGAAGCAGGGGCGCGGCGCCATCATCAACATGTCCTCCACCGCCGGAATCCGGGGGCGCGCGGGACAGGTGCCCTATGCAGCCACCAAGGGGGCCCTGATTGGGTTGACCCAGACGCTCGCGGGAGAGCTCGGGCCGTATGGCATCCGGGTGAACTGCGTGGCGCCGGGCTTCGTGGAGACGGAGATGGTGGAGGGGCTGATGAAGCGCCCGGGTGTCCGCGAGGGGTTCATCCAGGCCACGCCCATCCGCAGGCTCGGGACGGTGGAGGACGTCGCCAATGCCACGCTCTTCCTGGCCTCTCCGGAGAGCGCCTACGTGGTCGGCGACGTGCTGCGCGTGAATGGCGGACTGGTGATGTAG
- a CDS encoding beta-ketoacyl-[acyl-carrier-protein] synthase family protein: MSNRVVVTGIGVLTPIGNNLAEFTEGLRTGRDGIAPVTHFDASKHRCQSAGELKNLDFSAHFSPEELPYLSRGTRMIRVAAAQGLAASGLDLAVEDRSKIGVVLGTNLGGMPATKEGYAALHHPYRRGRAGPKEPWRALVLDSFICAMSDQVASQYGLAGLSLVMSTACSAGLHALGVAVDAIRSGHTEVMLAGGVDPLSEMPQAGFGVLRSLASDKLRPFSKDRDGTLLGESASLWVLESEAHATRRGARILAELAGYGGSTDAYHMTRPDETGRGPARAMQAALDSAGMKPEQIGYIKAHGTGTPANDVIETRAIKHVFGERTQVPVSSIKAMVGHSLGSSGATEAAAAVVALNEGFLPPTLHLDTPDPECDLDYVPHRSRPAKLEAVLANAFGFGGNNAAMVFRRWEG; this comes from the coding sequence ATGAGCAACAGGGTCGTCGTCACCGGCATTGGCGTTCTCACGCCCATAGGAAACAACCTGGCGGAGTTTACCGAGGGGCTGCGCACGGGGAGGGATGGCATTGCCCCGGTCACCCACTTCGATGCCAGCAAGCACCGCTGTCAGTCCGCGGGGGAGCTGAAGAACCTCGACTTCTCGGCGCACTTCAGCCCCGAGGAGCTGCCCTACCTCAGTCGCGGCACCCGGATGATTCGGGTGGCGGCGGCGCAGGGGCTGGCGGCGTCCGGGCTGGACCTGGCCGTCGAGGACCGCTCGAAGATTGGCGTGGTGCTCGGAACCAACCTGGGAGGGATGCCGGCGACGAAGGAGGGCTACGCCGCGCTGCACCACCCCTATCGACGCGGACGCGCGGGTCCGAAGGAGCCCTGGCGTGCCCTGGTGCTCGACAGCTTCATCTGCGCCATGAGCGACCAGGTGGCCAGCCAGTACGGGCTGGCGGGGCTCAGTCTGGTCATGTCCACCGCGTGCAGCGCGGGCCTGCATGCCCTCGGCGTGGCGGTGGATGCGATTCGCTCGGGCCACACCGAGGTGATGCTCGCGGGCGGAGTGGATCCGCTCAGTGAGATGCCCCAGGCCGGCTTCGGCGTCCTGCGCTCACTGGCGAGCGACAAGCTGCGGCCCTTCAGCAAGGACCGCGATGGGACACTCCTGGGGGAGTCCGCTTCGCTCTGGGTGCTCGAAAGCGAGGCGCACGCCACCCGCCGTGGGGCGCGCATCCTGGCGGAGCTCGCCGGGTACGGCGGCTCCACGGACGCCTACCACATGACGCGGCCCGATGAGACGGGACGTGGCCCGGCGCGAGCCATGCAGGCCGCCCTGGACAGCGCCGGCATGAAGCCCGAGCAGATCGGCTACATCAAGGCGCACGGCACGGGCACCCCGGCCAATGACGTCATCGAGACGCGCGCCATCAAGCATGTCTTCGGCGAGCGGACGCAGGTCCCCGTCAGCTCCATCAAGGCGATGGTCGGCCACAGCCTGGGCTCGAGCGGCGCCACGGAGGCGGCCGCGGCGGTGGTGGCGCTGAACGAGGGCTTCCTGCCGCCCACGCTGCACCTGGACACGCCAGATCCCGAGTGCGACCTGGACTACGTGCCCCATCGCAGCCGGCCCGCGAAGCTGGAGGCGGTCCTCGCGAACGCGTTTGGCTTTGGGGGAAACAACGCCGCGATGGTCTTCCGGCGATGGGAGGGCTGA
- the fabZ gene encoding 3-hydroxyacyl-ACP dehydratase FabZ, with the protein MHSAQAEEPSSLGIQEILKLLPHRYPMLMVDRIDGLEPGVFAEGIKCVTANEPFFQGHFPEHPIMPGVLIVESMAQVAGVMLRTRSLFGIESDGQTAAKPARPGVMATIQRMRFRRPVVPGDQLRVRATHLKSLGTVHHVKVEARVGEELVADGELMLGA; encoded by the coding sequence GTGCATAGCGCGCAGGCAGAAGAGCCATCCAGCCTTGGCATCCAGGAGATCCTCAAGCTCCTGCCGCATCGCTATCCGATGCTCATGGTCGACCGGATCGACGGCCTGGAGCCCGGCGTGTTCGCCGAGGGCATCAAGTGCGTCACGGCGAACGAGCCCTTCTTCCAGGGGCACTTTCCCGAGCACCCCATCATGCCGGGCGTATTGATTGTCGAGTCCATGGCCCAGGTGGCCGGCGTCATGCTGCGCACCCGGAGCTTGTTTGGGATTGAGTCCGACGGGCAGACAGCCGCGAAGCCAGCCCGCCCGGGGGTGATGGCAACCATCCAGCGGATGCGCTTCCGCCGCCCGGTGGTCCCCGGAGACCAGCTCCGCGTTCGGGCCACGCACCTCAAGAGTCTCGGCACCGTCCATCACGTGAAGGTCGAAGCACGGGTGGGCGAAGAGCTCGTCGCTGACGGCGAACTGATGCTTGGCGCCTAG
- a CDS encoding 3-hydroxyacyl-ACP dehydratase FabZ family protein — translation MAPIYGGTPHRFPMLLVDAVEELSPGVGRALKQVSANEVMLERFGDAHPTLPSCLLVDAMGQVAIMLLRGRDGEAASVWYLGGIEAMTFHTPIPAASVLRMEASILKRWRTTARVEVKAWVGAVPAASGFMVLSQRGSGSNE, via the coding sequence ATGGCCCCCATCTACGGGGGGACGCCTCACCGGTTCCCAATGCTCCTGGTCGACGCCGTGGAGGAGCTCTCCCCGGGCGTTGGCAGGGCGCTCAAGCAGGTCTCCGCCAACGAGGTGATGCTCGAACGCTTCGGCGACGCGCACCCCACCCTGCCCTCCTGCCTGCTGGTGGATGCCATGGGACAGGTGGCCATCATGCTCCTGCGCGGGCGGGACGGCGAAGCCGCGTCGGTCTGGTACCTCGGCGGCATCGAGGCAATGACATTTCACACGCCCATCCCGGCCGCCAGCGTCCTGCGGATGGAAGCCAGCATTCTCAAGCGGTGGCGGACCACGGCCCGGGTCGAGGTCAAGGCCTGGGTTGGCGCGGTGCCGGCCGCCAGCGGCTTCATGGTGCTTTCCCAGAGAGGTTCAGGTTCCAATGAGTAG
- a CDS encoding beta-ketoacyl-[acyl-carrier-protein] synthase family protein, which produces MAGSTRMTDEAENMRIVITGMGAVSPYGAGVPALLGALAEGRSAIRPIEDFDASGCACTHGARVPHGSLAALTGSNNLRRAPRGTQYTMLATEEALQQAGHGPSTWNPERVGVFLGTYRANAEVSQEIWHRIITSEPRFVQPLLFQETVTNAVASALSIRWGWRGTNYAISAGNACGFQVLSLAAHALRSGRADAIISGTFDLFTTATHYDMDDIGVLSDSNVSRPFDSRRDGFIMGEGAAVVVLETLASARARGATVLAEIAGLGVAHDGHGFGTHHPEGRGLASAMSQALRGAAVSPEAVDYIAAASNSTQSLDRAEVAALRTVLGARAGTVPLSSLKALTGEAEAASDMFNLLACIGAVRGGALPVQVGTEQPEFELNLVRQPQAHRPVRAALAHSYSFGGNAGAALVRAL; this is translated from the coding sequence ATGGCCGGCTCCACGCGTATGACGGACGAAGCAGAGAACATGCGGATTGTCATCACCGGCATGGGAGCGGTGTCCCCCTACGGGGCAGGTGTCCCTGCCCTGCTGGGCGCACTCGCCGAAGGGCGCAGCGCCATCCGCCCCATCGAGGACTTCGATGCCTCCGGGTGCGCGTGCACGCACGGGGCACGTGTCCCTCACGGGAGCCTGGCCGCGCTGACGGGCTCCAACAACCTCCGGCGTGCGCCCCGGGGGACGCAGTACACGATGCTCGCCACGGAGGAGGCGCTCCAGCAGGCGGGCCATGGCCCCTCCACGTGGAACCCGGAGCGGGTGGGCGTGTTCCTGGGGACGTACCGGGCGAACGCCGAGGTCAGCCAGGAAATCTGGCACCGAATCATCACGAGCGAGCCACGCTTCGTCCAGCCCCTGCTGTTCCAGGAGACGGTGACGAACGCGGTGGCCAGCGCGCTCAGCATCCGCTGGGGCTGGCGCGGCACCAACTACGCCATCAGCGCGGGAAACGCCTGCGGGTTCCAGGTGCTCTCCCTGGCGGCGCACGCCCTGCGCAGCGGTCGGGCCGACGCCATCATCTCGGGCACGTTCGACCTCTTCACCACCGCCACCCACTACGATATGGATGACATTGGCGTGTTGAGCGATTCCAATGTGAGTCGTCCTTTCGACTCGCGACGGGATGGCTTCATCATGGGTGAGGGAGCGGCGGTGGTGGTGCTGGAGACGCTCGCGTCCGCGCGGGCGCGGGGCGCCACCGTCCTGGCGGAAATCGCGGGGCTGGGCGTGGCGCATGACGGGCACGGCTTCGGCACCCACCACCCGGAGGGCCGGGGACTGGCCTCCGCGATGAGTCAGGCGCTCCGCGGTGCGGCGGTCTCCCCCGAGGCGGTGGACTACATCGCCGCGGCGAGCAACTCCACGCAGTCGTTGGACAGGGCGGAAGTGGCCGCCCTCCGCACGGTGCTGGGGGCCAGGGCGGGCACCGTCCCGCTCAGCAGCCTGAAGGCCCTCACGGGTGAGGCGGAAGCCGCCAGTGACATGTTCAACCTCCTGGCCTGTATCGGCGCGGTCCGGGGTGGCGCATTGCCTGTACAGGTCGGCACCGAGCAGCCGGAGTTCGAGCTCAATCTGGTGCGACAACCCCAGGCCCACCGGCCAGTCCGGGCGGCCCTGGCACACTCCTACTCGTTCGGGGGCAACGCCGGAGCGGCGTTGGTCCGAGCGCTCTGA
- a CDS encoding MBL fold metallo-hydrolase, with the protein MRLNVLIQGSGFPRLRSTVTLVQSQKRNILVDSGLCDDADRLVLALKERGLTPDDVDVVVATHLHYDHCGNHLMFRNARYIVGAKDFIENAHFIRAYHQDRTPGKTATSELLLENYQTVKPFYVRSIVREVTRNIEFYNRVLERDARFVPVDGSHWLTEEVEVLPTPGHTHGHISVVAHRAQTGSEDAPRKILVAGDALFTRKTLLENAERELQLAQDVELYSHTRKKLLSEYRHIIPGHDGLVDTASPEPMEVTS; encoded by the coding sequence ATGCGTTTGAATGTGCTCATCCAGGGCAGTGGATTTCCGCGGCTGCGCTCCACGGTCACCCTCGTGCAATCCCAGAAGCGGAACATCCTGGTGGATAGCGGTCTGTGCGACGACGCGGACCGGCTGGTGCTGGCACTCAAGGAACGTGGACTGACTCCGGATGACGTGGACGTGGTCGTCGCCACCCACCTGCATTACGACCACTGCGGCAACCACCTGATGTTTCGGAATGCGCGATACATCGTGGGAGCCAAGGACTTCATCGAGAACGCCCATTTCATCAGGGCCTATCACCAGGACCGTACCCCCGGGAAGACCGCCACCTCGGAGCTGCTGCTCGAGAACTACCAGACGGTGAAGCCCTTCTACGTCCGGTCCATCGTGCGGGAGGTGACTCGAAACATCGAGTTCTACAACCGGGTGCTCGAGCGCGACGCACGCTTCGTCCCCGTCGACGGCAGCCATTGGCTCACCGAAGAGGTCGAGGTGCTCCCCACCCCGGGACATACCCATGGCCATATCTCCGTCGTCGCGCACCGCGCCCAGACAGGGAGCGAGGACGCGCCGAGGAAGATACTCGTCGCGGGAGATGCACTCTTCACCCGCAAGACGTTGCTGGAGAATGCCGAGCGGGAGCTCCAGCTCGCGCAGGACGTCGAGCTCTATAGCCATACACGCAAGAAGCTCTTGAGCGAGTACCGCCACATCATTCCAGGCCATGACGGCCTGGTGGACACCGCATCGCCTGAGCCCATGGAGGTCACCTCGTGA
- a CDS encoding beta-ketoacyl-[acyl-carrier-protein] synthase family protein — protein MSTHRVVITGLGVTASNALSSRELAQALVERRSGIRQTDRFGSEGRARSAGEVELPDSSAEGVDRVSQLALHAAEEALRDSGLEAQTDWREDAGVMLGTSRGPALSLERFMRSESEAARRTLFGELPFSSIAHNVAARFGLGGILSTVTMACVSSSLAIGRALDEIRHGRAPVMLAGGADALTHLSFSGFSVLRAMTPTVCRPFDHRRNGMVLGEGAGIVVLEELHHALKRGARIHAELCGWGTAGDAHHPTSPHPEGRGLQQAMSLALRQSGLTTDQVDFVNLHGTGTPANDPAECHALRRVFGARTASLPVNSLKPYFGHTLGASGALELIGSVLGMERDFIPPTLHCEDLDPKCDVDVVRGEGRAQRIDVMMSTKSAFGGANVALVARRLPEAGRVVR, from the coding sequence GTGAGCACACATCGAGTCGTCATCACGGGCCTGGGGGTGACCGCGTCCAATGCGCTGTCCTCCAGAGAGCTCGCGCAAGCCCTGGTGGAGCGCCGCAGCGGAATCCGGCAGACCGACCGGTTCGGCAGCGAGGGACGGGCTCGCTCCGCGGGAGAGGTGGAGCTGCCTGACTCCTCCGCCGAGGGGGTGGACAGGGTGTCACAGCTGGCCCTCCATGCCGCGGAGGAGGCCCTCCGGGACAGTGGCCTCGAAGCACAGACGGACTGGAGGGAGGACGCGGGGGTGATGCTCGGCACGAGCCGCGGACCGGCACTCTCCCTCGAACGCTTCATGCGCTCCGAGAGCGAGGCAGCACGCCGAACGCTCTTCGGGGAGCTGCCCTTCTCCTCCATTGCCCACAACGTCGCGGCCCGGTTCGGACTGGGCGGCATCCTGTCCACCGTGACGATGGCCTGCGTCTCCAGCAGCCTCGCCATCGGCAGGGCCCTGGACGAAATCCGCCATGGCCGGGCCCCGGTGATGCTGGCGGGGGGCGCGGACGCACTGACCCACCTCAGCTTCAGTGGCTTCTCCGTGCTGCGCGCCATGACGCCCACCGTGTGCCGGCCCTTCGACCACCGACGCAATGGCATGGTGCTCGGAGAAGGCGCGGGAATCGTCGTGCTCGAGGAGCTGCACCACGCACTCAAGCGGGGCGCGCGAATCCACGCGGAGCTGTGCGGCTGGGGAACCGCCGGTGATGCGCACCACCCCACCAGCCCCCACCCGGAGGGCCGGGGGCTTCAGCAGGCGATGAGCCTCGCGTTGCGGCAGTCGGGCCTGACGACGGACCAGGTCGACTTCGTCAACCTCCATGGCACCGGGACGCCGGCCAATGACCCCGCGGAGTGTCATGCCCTGCGCCGCGTCTTCGGCGCTCGGACCGCGTCGCTGCCGGTCAACTCCCTCAAGCCCTACTTCGGCCATACCCTGGGCGCCTCGGGCGCGCTGGAGCTCATCGGCTCCGTGCTGGGCATGGAGCGCGACTTCATTCCTCCCACGCTCCACTGCGAGGACCTGGACCCGAAGTGCGACGTCGACGTGGTGCGAGGCGAGGGACGCGCCCAGCGCATCGACGTCATGATGAGCACCAAGTCCGCGTTCGGCGGGGCGAATGTCGCCCTCGTCGCCCGCCGCCTCCCTGAAGCCGGGAGGGTGGTCCGATGA
- a CDS encoding serine hydrolase domain-containing protein: MYCSANINLLGGVLRNATRMWIPEFFEKHLATPLQMRGYHLDLMPTGEQYLGGGIYMRPRDALKLGQLYLSGGTWNGRRVVSQRWVERSTANHATMGDGRTYGYMWWRHELRVGDRVYSEYEASGNGGQMVMVVPALDLVVMFTAGNYNHVAIWRKFREELLPRFILGAVTAK; encoded by the coding sequence GTGTACTGCTCGGCGAACATCAACCTGCTGGGCGGCGTCCTGCGCAACGCCACCCGCATGTGGATTCCGGAGTTCTTCGAGAAGCACCTCGCCACGCCCCTCCAGATGCGCGGCTACCACCTCGACCTGATGCCCACGGGCGAGCAATACCTGGGCGGCGGCATCTACATGCGCCCGCGCGACGCGCTCAAGCTCGGGCAGCTCTACCTCTCGGGTGGAACGTGGAATGGACGGCGTGTGGTGAGCCAGCGTTGGGTCGAGCGCTCCACGGCGAACCACGCGACGATGGGGGACGGCCGGACGTATGGCTACATGTGGTGGCGCCATGAGCTCCGCGTCGGCGACCGCGTGTACTCGGAATACGAGGCCAGCGGAAACGGGGGACAGATGGTGATGGTCGTCCCCGCGCTGGACCTCGTCGTGATGTTCACCGCGGGCAACTACAACCACGTGGCCATCTGGAGGAAGTTCCGGGAGGAACTCCTGCCCCGGTTCATCCTCGGTGCTGTCACCGCGAAGTAG
- a CDS encoding beta-ketoacyl synthase N-terminal-like domain-containing protein, with amino-acid sequence MSRNIVISGLGAVCPRATGHTALWERFSRGGAEPSAPAPERIPDATFEGQPAQLRHMDRLGRISLAATTLAIEDSGLGTSPGNPLQTGIAFGSGYGCLPTNEEYLEGILERGARYGNPVVFQNTVTNAATGYISMVHDLRGPNATLCSGWTAGLEALRFGVQQIQEGQAERMVVGSADTLSPKLLEGLSLQGWLSRRGTARPYTEESDGMRVSEAACTLVLEEHTEARKRGAHVYAELAGTGHRGGPLTEQARTLARAVRDAVRAARIEPEQLGVVFSCANGRRDFDAWEYRGLHEALGAHAARVPVTCPKAVFGETFSAAGTLAVLLGALALDTGLVPGTAGSPPRAPGCQLNLLSGAAWRLEPEWVLVTALGGEGSALAVVLRGCRP; translated from the coding sequence ATGAGCCGGAACATCGTCATCAGTGGACTCGGCGCGGTCTGCCCACGGGCCACGGGCCACACCGCACTCTGGGAGCGCTTCTCGCGAGGCGGCGCCGAGCCCTCCGCACCCGCGCCGGAGCGGATTCCCGATGCGACGTTCGAGGGGCAGCCCGCCCAATTGCGGCACATGGACCGGCTTGGGCGCATCTCGCTCGCGGCCACCACCCTCGCCATCGAGGATTCCGGGCTGGGGACCTCGCCCGGAAACCCGCTCCAGACAGGCATCGCGTTCGGCTCGGGCTACGGCTGCCTGCCCACCAACGAGGAGTATCTGGAGGGCATCCTGGAGCGGGGCGCGCGCTACGGAAACCCGGTGGTGTTCCAGAACACGGTCACCAACGCGGCCACGGGCTACATCTCCATGGTGCACGACCTTCGCGGGCCCAACGCGACCTTGTGCTCGGGGTGGACCGCGGGCCTGGAGGCGCTTCGCTTCGGCGTCCAGCAAATCCAGGAGGGACAGGCCGAGCGGATGGTGGTGGGCAGCGCGGACACGCTCAGCCCGAAGCTCCTCGAGGGACTGTCGCTCCAGGGGTGGCTCAGCCGCCGGGGAACGGCGCGGCCCTACACCGAGGAATCTGACGGAATGCGCGTGAGCGAGGCGGCGTGCACGCTCGTGCTGGAGGAACACACGGAGGCCCGGAAGCGCGGCGCGCACGTCTATGCGGAGCTGGCGGGAACCGGGCATCGGGGAGGCCCGCTCACGGAGCAGGCCCGCACGCTGGCCCGCGCGGTGAGGGACGCGGTGCGCGCCGCCCGAATCGAGCCCGAGCAACTGGGAGTCGTCTTCTCCTGCGCGAATGGCCGAAGGGACTTCGACGCCTGGGAGTACCGCGGACTTCACGAGGCCCTCGGTGCCCACGCGGCACGGGTGCCGGTAACGTGTCCCAAGGCGGTCTTCGGAGAGACCTTCAGCGCCGCGGGCACGCTGGCCGTCCTGCTGGGCGCGCTGGCCCTCGACACGGGCCTGGTGCCAGGCACCGCGGGAAGCCCTCCCCGCGCCCCTGGATGTCAGCTCAACCTGCTGTCCGGCGCGGCGTGGCGCCTCGAGCCCGAGTGGGTGCTGGTCACCGCCCTGGGTGGGGAGGGCAGCGCCCTTGCCGTGGTGTTGCGCGGGTGCCGCCCATGA
- a CDS encoding ABC transporter ATP-binding protein: MANLEGAASKAVMAATSTAGAELLLALSDIRRDYVLGEARVEALRGISLNIHRGEFVAVWGPSGSGKSSLMNILGLVDAPTSGEVTLEGSPIGKLSDNALADLRSRKVGFVFQSFNLIPVLSALENVMVPLQIQGVGAAEVRERASQALKDVGLENQANARPDKMSGGQRQRVAIARALVTSPSIVVADEPTANLDSENSYMVVKLMRELNRSKRVTFIFTTHDPRLLDLVDRKLLLKDGLLQADEAVR, encoded by the coding sequence ATGGCGAACCTGGAAGGGGCCGCGAGCAAGGCGGTCATGGCGGCGACGAGCACCGCGGGAGCGGAATTGCTCCTGGCCCTGAGTGACATCAGACGCGACTACGTGCTGGGGGAAGCGCGAGTCGAGGCACTGAGAGGCATTTCCCTGAACATCCACCGGGGTGAGTTCGTGGCGGTCTGGGGTCCCTCCGGCAGCGGCAAGTCCAGCCTGATGAACATCCTGGGGCTGGTGGATGCCCCCACCTCCGGCGAAGTGACGCTGGAAGGAAGTCCCATCGGCAAGCTGTCGGACAACGCGCTGGCGGACCTGCGCAGCCGCAAGGTCGGCTTCGTCTTCCAGAGCTTCAACCTCATTCCCGTGCTCAGCGCCCTGGAGAACGTCATGGTGCCCCTGCAAATCCAGGGCGTGGGTGCGGCCGAGGTGCGCGAGCGTGCCAGCCAGGCGCTCAAGGACGTGGGCCTGGAGAATCAGGCGAACGCCCGTCCGGACAAGATGAGCGGCGGCCAGCGCCAGCGCGTGGCGATTGCCCGCGCGCTCGTCACCTCCCCTTCCATCGTCGTGGCGGACGAGCCGACGGCCAACCTGGACTCGGAGAACAGCTACATGGTGGTCAAGCTCATGCGTGAGCTCAACCGCTCCAAGCGCGTCACCTTCATCTTCACCACCCATGATCCGCGTCTCCTGGACCTGGTCGACCGAAAGCTCCTGCTCAAGGACGGCCTGCTCCAAGCGGACGAGGCTGTTCGATGA